From Solanum stenotomum isolate F172 chromosome 2, ASM1918654v1, whole genome shotgun sequence:
TGGACCCATACATAGTAGCGGATTCAGAATTTTCATGATATtcgaaaaattaaaatatagtgCTTGTGATTTAAATTTGAAACGTGAACCTCCTAGCTAAACCACCTAGTCAAccttaattagaaaaaataatatacaatataatttttacagAATAAACACTCTCGCCCCTCCTAAATCCCCTGGCCTATAAGGGTGTACtacaatcataaaaaaaaaattggaccaTGATTATATATATCATCTAGCTCGTGATCACTAGTGTCCACTATCATTTTGTCAACCCAGCTTGGCCcatatttgaacatttttttaagCACAagatacaaatatatttaattcaCTGACGGGCATGATAGGGTAATTAATTCTCAACTAGACTGTCTTAGAATTCCAGTTGGAAAATGCATGAATTTTGACTGGAAGCCTAAAATTCacatagacatgaattgaattgttatatatagatatatgttTTGTCTCGAGAGCTTTGGATTCAAATGAACGCATTACCCAGTATTGCAATGTTCAATGTCGCTTATTAAGGATTTTCAAATAGTTTTAAAGATCAGATAGTTAAGTCGGACATCATTAAATTATATAATCGTCTAGAACTACTAGATCAGATCAGTCTATTTGACAACTCTATATAATAGATCTGAATAGGGTATTAATCAATACATAGGGTATTAATGATATTACTCTCCAATTTGATTTATTGACAGTTCATGGTAACGCACCAATATCTAATGTGTCTTGCGTgcctatatttatttattttattcgaCCGACAGCAATATTGAGAGGTATTgttataaatatgttttattttctaaaagtagtcataaataaaatataaatatatataaaggagtGGCCATTGTAAAATggttctattttattattttttaatttaatacttCATCTCATTATTGAAGCCTCCTTTGTTAGTTTTTAGTTATGAAACACCAAATTGTTAATAGCTACTCCTTTTGTCCCATATAAGTTGattatcttattttatatattagttgtccactttattATATTATCCTTGCAATTACTTTGAAAAGTgttcacatttgtttgtaaaattctcaagaagTTTTTTAAggagtaaattagtaaaattatctgattttttaatatgcatgttaaaaagaaaatgatcaactaatatgtgACGGAGGATTTACGTTGTTGATACTTTTGTAAATGTATCATTGAGTATTTTAGGAAAACCAGCAATTAGGTGTTTGATAATTAGTTGGAGAGTAAATCAGAATCTCAAGTAATTAATCTGCAAGTTATCACTTTTACTGATAGCACAAAAACAAATGTGAAGAATATGTAAGTTTATTTCACATAAATTATGTGTTACAAAACACATATAGAAGACAAATTATTAGTTAAGAGATCATTATTTCACTAAATCAGTTATGTCCTCTCAAAGGATCCACTCTTATACTTGTTGCAACAATTGGACTTTTGACTATGTATTTTCCTCTAGTTTCCATCCAGCTCAATGAACCATCAACCACAATATCATCCATAATTATTGGACCTTCTATTCTTAGTTTGTAGCTTTGCTTTTCATACTTTTCTTTGAAAATCAACTTATTAGGTACAACACTAACTTTAAATTTACCCATTGGAGTGATCGTTGCTGTGTATACTGATGTACCATCTTGTAAGTTAGTCACTGTTCTTTTGAATTCTTGAATCCTTTTAGGATCCGAATCGCTGCTGTTCCGGTTGAAATAACCAATGAAAGATGGATAGTTCAAGTCTAATGATGGGTTGGAGCAAGTGTAAGTTGAGGATCTTGTGATGGTTTGTATTTGTTTGGATGTGAAGTTCAAAGCACAAAGGAGATTAACATAATCTTGTGGTGTTGCATCATAGATGAGTCCGGGATCCAACGCCTTGTTTGGATCGATATGGCCAGCTCCCATAGCTAGAGGAGTAGCAACACCATTCTTCAAACCTGTTGAGACATATTATggttaaataattaaaattgtgtTCTCTCTAACAGTTTAAGCTTACACATTTCAATATTTCCACATGTTTCGAGTTTTTTGATGAGATGTCAAACAGTTCAACATTACCTATGTCTTGGATGGGGCTTTGTGTGTTGTCCAATACATAGGCTGTGGTCATCATGGCGGATCGGATAGCCGCAGGGCTCCATTCAGGGTGTGCACTTTTTAGAAGTGCTGCTACACCAGAAGCATGTGGACAAGACATTGATGTGCCTGATATAATGTTGAAGTTACTATAAAGTTTTCCTGAGGTAACTTCAGTTACTGGTGTTTGTTGTGGCCATGAAGCAAGTATTAAGGCACCAGGACCCATAAGGTCGGGCTTTAGAATTATAGGACAGCTTGGTGATGGTCCTCTTGAGCTATAGCTAGCAACTTTTGGTGCTGGTTTAGCACCAATACGCGTCACTTGGAATTCAAGCTTTGCGTTAGGTGCAGAGTCCCTCCTAACGTACTCAAGAACTTTATCACCCTCTTGAATGTTCAAAAACACTGCAGGAAATTCACTTTGGAGATAGAATTCCAAGTCAGTTGAATTAGTTATGAAGACTGCACCAGAAACTTTTGAATTTCTTACACTGTAGACGTCCTCACTAACTGAATCATTCTTGTCAATGCAGACCACTATTTTGTGTGCATTTTTCTGCAGTTCCTTATCATCTTGGCAATCAACATAGCTAATGGAGGTTTCACTTGAACTAGAATTCCCCGGGTAGAGCGATAAGCCAGTGACCGAAACTCCATTTCCAAGTGTTAGTGTGCCAATAAACTCGCGGTCAACTGTGCCAGCAGCAACAGTGAGCACCCAAGGTGTACCATTGTGCAAAGTTTCCAGAAAAGGCCCTTCATTTCCTGCAGAGGTGGAAACAAATATGCCTTTCTCCAGTGCAGCAAATGCAGCAATTGCAACAGGATCTTCGTATAATGGAAGCGCGTCAATGCCTAATGACAACGACAATACATCTACACCATCT
This genomic window contains:
- the LOC125855409 gene encoding subtilisin-like protease SBT3 — translated: MFKKISLFSILLNMANHIALCIWLLSIIQLAKSETYIIHMDLSAMPKAFSSHHNWYLTTLSSVSDSKDFLSSKLVYTYSNAINGFSASLSPFEMEAIKNSPGYVSSIKDMSVKVDTTHTSQFLGLNSESGVWPKSDYGKDVIVGLVDTGIWPESRSYSDDGMNEVPSRWKGECESGTQFNSSLCNKKLIGARYFNKGLLANNPNLTISMDSSRDTDGHGTHTSSTAAGSRVEGASFFGYATGTATGVAPKAHVAMYKALWEEGVFLSDILAAIDQAIEDGVDVLSLSLGIDALPLYEDPVAIAAFAALEKGIFVSTSAGNEGPFLETLHNGTPWVLTVAAGTVDREFIGTLTLGNGVSVTGLSLYPGNSSSSETSISYVDCQDDKELQKNAHKIVVCIDKNDSVSEDVYSVRNSKVSGAVFITNSTDLEFYLQSEFPAVFLNIQEGDKVLEYVRRDSAPNAKLEFQVTRIGAKPAPKVASYSSRGPSPSCPIILKPDLMGPGALILASWPQQTPVTEVTSGKLYSNFNIISGTSMSCPHASGVAALLKSAHPEWSPAAIRSAMMTTAYVLDNTQSPIQDIGLKNGVATPLAMGAGHIDPNKALDPGLIYDATPQDYVNLLCALNFTSKQIQTITRSSTYTCSNPSLDLNYPSFIGYFNRNSSDSDPKRIQEFKRTVTNLQDGTSVYTATITPMGKFKVSVVPNKLIFKEKYEKQSYKLRIEGPIIMDDIVVDGSLSWMETRGKYIVKSPIVATSIRVDPLRGHN